One genomic region from Lentisphaera araneosa HTCC2155 encodes:
- a CDS encoding SMP-30/gluconolactonase/LRE family protein, with amino-acid sequence MIKNLFGLALTAGICSCSSTYQSTDFTAPGSFTAEAEGPAVDAQGDLYAVSYDYKETIGKVTPEGKGSVFIKMPQGSTANGIRFNQNEEMFIADYTGHNVLKADLKGKVSVFAHEPKMNQPNDLAIMDNGILFASDPNWSKGDGQMWKIDTHGKVTLLETNMGTTNGIEVSPDQKSLYINESKQLKIWVYDLSQDGNISNKRLFHSFKDGGLDGMRCDVDGNLYVTRWSRSCVVKLSPQGQLLKTIQLKGEKPTNIAFGGKDGKTAYVTVADRGNIETFRVERPGRAWAVRGAK; translated from the coding sequence ATGATTAAGAATCTCTTTGGATTAGCTCTTACTGCGGGAATTTGTTCCTGCTCCAGCACCTACCAAAGCACTGACTTTACTGCGCCTGGAAGCTTTACGGCAGAAGCTGAAGGGCCCGCAGTTGATGCTCAGGGAGACCTCTACGCCGTCAGCTATGACTATAAAGAAACTATTGGCAAAGTGACTCCGGAAGGGAAAGGCTCAGTCTTTATCAAAATGCCTCAAGGTAGTACAGCTAACGGCATACGCTTTAATCAAAATGAAGAAATGTTTATTGCCGATTATACCGGCCACAATGTTTTAAAGGCAGATCTTAAGGGTAAGGTCTCTGTCTTTGCTCATGAGCCCAAAATGAATCAACCTAATGATTTGGCGATCATGGATAATGGAATATTATTTGCTAGCGACCCCAACTGGTCCAAAGGCGATGGTCAAATGTGGAAAATTGACACTCACGGAAAAGTGACTCTACTTGAAACAAATATGGGCACCACCAATGGCATAGAGGTTTCCCCCGACCAAAAAAGCTTGTACATTAACGAGAGTAAACAACTCAAGATATGGGTTTATGATTTGAGCCAAGACGGAAACATTAGTAATAAACGACTCTTCCATTCCTTTAAAGATGGTGGCCTAGACGGTATGCGTTGCGATGTGGATGGCAACCTCTATGTCACCCGTTGGAGTCGTTCTTGCGTCGTAAAACTCAGTCCCCAAGGTCAATTGCTCAAAACTATTCAATTGAAGGGCGAAAAACCAACTAATATTGCCTTTGGTGGAAAAGATGGCAAAACCGCTTATGTCACCGTTGCTGACCGTGGCAATATCGAAACTTTTCGCGTTGAACGTCCAGGTCGCGCTTGGGCCGTGAGAGGTGCTAAATGA